The DNA window AAGTTAAATCATAATAGTTTAAAACTGCATCACTTATAATCGGTTTAACTGGTTTTTAGTTTTCACCTTAGGTTTCGACACTAAAAGACTTAGCTTGCGTGAATATATGAAATATGGTAACATACCATTGGTTGCAAACATAGTATTTTTCGGGAGGAAACATGAAAAGATTTTGGCTAATAACATTAACAATATTATACCTTATTTCTATTGCTGAATCTATAAATTCAGCCTCGCCAAAACCGGCGGCGGCGCGAAACGGTATGGTAGTTGCCTCCGAATCGCAGGCGGCGGCGGTCGGATTAAAAGTACTCGAAGGTGGCGGTAATGCAGTGGATGCGGCAATTGCAGTCGGCGCCGCTTTGAATGCAACCGAGGGCTATAATTTCGGCATGGGCGGCGGCTGTTTTATCCTGATTTACTGGGCTAAAACCGGCGAAGTAACCGCCATCGATGGCCGTGAACGCGCCCCGCTTAAAGCTTTTCGAGATTTATATATCAACCCTGATGATTCAACTGTTATCCCCGATCTATCTACCGAGGGTGTTGCGGCGGCAGCTGTGCCCGGCTTGCCGGCGGCTTTCGAGATGATTCATAAACGCTGGGCTAAGCGCTCATTGAAAGATTTGCTTAAGCCGGCTATTGCCATAGCTGATACGGGCATCATTTTATCGCGCACTTATGCTGAAAAACTGCTCTATTCTAAAAGCCGTCTTTATCAGTATCCTTCAAGTCGGGAAATATTTTTCCCCAAAAACGACACGCTGCCATATGCTTTTGGTGATAGATTGATACAGAAAGACTTGGCTAAATTTCTGAAAGCATTTTCCAAAAAGGGAGCCGACTGGTTTTATAACAGCGATTTTACCGAATCGTTGGTTGATTTTATTGATAAAAACGGCGGCTATTTAGCCAATGAAGATTTCAAGTCATATAAGGCTGTAAAACGCCAGCCTATTCACGGCAATTTTCGCGGTTATGATATTTATTCCATGCCGCCGCCATCCTCCGGCGGTATCCATGTAGTGCAGATTCTGAAAATGCTCGAGCCATTCCATATGCGTTATCATGGTCCGGGTTCATCCGAAACAATCCACCTTCTGGCTGAGACTATGAAACGTGCTTTCGCCGATAGAGCATACTATCTCGGCGACCCTGATTTTGTAGATGTGCCAGTTGATGGCCTGCTTGATTCGACCTACCTTGCAGAACTAAGGTCAACAATAAAGCCGTATCAAGCCTCAACTATTCGCGGGCCGGGAATGCTTCCCTCAACTGAAAGCTCTCAGACAACGCATTATTCTATTATCGATGCTGACGGCAACATGGTGTCTGTAACCGCCAGTTTAAACACATCGTTCGGGTCGGGTGTTGTGATGCCCGGCTGGGGTCTTCTGCTGAATAATCACATGGATGATTTCTCGATTCAACCGGGAACGCCTAATTTCTATGGTTTGGTTGGCTCTGAGGCAAATGCTATCGAGGGCGGCAAGCGTCCGCTTTCATCGATGTCGCCGACAATCGTTTTATATAATAACAAACCGGCTGGTATTTTTGGTTCGCCGGGAGGACCGAAAATTATCACAACGGTTGCGCAGGTTATTTTAAATATCATAGAGTTTGGCATGGATGTGCAGGCGGCGGTTGATTTCCCAAGAGTGCATCATCAGTGGAAGCCGGATGTGGTATTTATCGAGCCGGGAATCCCAACTGATGTTTTGGTAAATCTCAAAGCCAAAGGGCATAATGTTTATCAAACAGGATATTGGTCATCCGCGCAATGTATATGGATTGACCAAGAGACCGGCTTGATTACCGGCGGCACCGACAGCCGTTCCGAGGGCGCGGCATTGGGATATTAGATTTGCTAGTGCACCTTATAAAACTCCTGGCACAGACGTGCCTTGGTGTGAGGACGCACAACAACCACACCAATAAATAGAAGTGAGGAACGATTAATTTTTCAGTAAATGAGATTTGACTTCAAGGGATATTTTAATTTTAAATTGTTAAGGAAATATTTTTATGGATAAAATTAAAAAAACACACTGTCCTCTTTTGCCGGATTGGCTGGATGAAAGAATATAAGGGTTTAGATTATGATTCCATCCAAGTGGGTGGTAAATGGGTTGACGAAAATAACTATGCTTACATATGTGTCAGGATGGAAGGAACGACATTCTGACACTTTTAAGGGGCTTGACCTATTTTTTAACCCTTATTACCAAGCGCCGCTTGACAACAAGAGGGCGTATGCAATACGCCCCTACTCTGGCGATAGTCTCTCCGGCAAAATAACCTGCGGTCGTTTAACCCCTACTCTTAACTGAGTAGTCCCATCGATGACCGCCAGCTTGCCTTTGTGAGCAATCAGTAAATCACGAACCCGCTGGCTTAGCTTGCTCTTGCCAAATCCCTCAATCATCACGATTGTGAACTCAGGCTTTTGATCATAATAGTCTTTAAGATTCAAGCCGCCGGCAATCAGACCGGTAATGTTTTTATCCATCAGAGAAGCCAAATCACCGCTTTTCACATGGTCCATAACAGCGATGTCATCAGCTTGTATATCATCAAATGCCAATCTGCCGAAAACTTCGCCGCCGCTTCCCCAAATGCCGGTAATAATCGAACCATGATTAACTATCTCACAGCCTTTATCCGTAGCATTGTCAACTTTGCCCGGCAGCCAGGCGTTTAATTCGAGTTGCTCAAGCAATGATTCGATAATCACTATTCCATACTCAAGATTTATATCCTTAACCTTGCCCCGTATCGGCGATTTGCATGCTTTGGGAATTGCGCCGGGTATAGCCGCCAGCCACTGGCCTTTCTCGACCTCCTGGCCTACCTCGCATTTCAGATATGGCTTGATAAATTTCGGTTCGACATTAAGTTCATTAGCAGCCTTTACCGAACATAATTGCCCGGAATGTTCTTCTTTTTCACGAACAACAACAGCGCCATTAGGCAGTATTTTCTCGATTATACCCGTAACAGTAGAACGATATGATTTTTGATGGAATATGCTTTTTTCATTGCGTGCCAGTATCTCGCCCGCCTTGACCTCATCGCCGACTTTCTTGTGAAATATTTTTGATAGCTCATCACCTGTTATATGAAGATCATCGGCGATATTAAGGAAGAAGGGACGCAGGAAAGCTCTCGTACATTTAGCGATAACCTTCTCTGATGCAACATTTTCTCCTTCGCTAACAAACACCTCTCCCGGAATAACGAGTTCGCGTTTGATGCGAATTTCCCCTTGATATATTTGTTCCTGGGAAGAAAGCTTTATCTCTCTTGTATATGGCTTAAAATCATCGGGTATAAAATAACCGCATTTAGAAAGAGCCGGTCTTCCCCGAGTATCGATTATCAATTTACTGTCAGAACTATTAACTGATATGCTTTTTTTCTTAAGTTTCAGCTTTTTAGTTTTGATGCCGATTTCAATTTCCTTCTCAGTCTCAATAGGAACTATTTTAAATTCACCAAACCGGAAGCTCTCCTTAAATAATTTTTGCTTGTCGGCTATGCCCGACTGCAGGCAGGCGCTTCCCTCGACAGCTAATACCTCCGTGCCCGGATTAGCTTTGCCGGCCGGGGCGATAAGCTTGCCCAGCCTTACAAAACCAAACTTATAAAACAACTCGCAAGCTAATTCCGGATTAACCTGAGATAATGCGCCCAGTTGGGGAAACATGAATATGCTATCGACTGCAAGTTCGACACAGCCCTTCGGTTGAAGAGCGTTTATAAGTATCATAGCCGCTGTATTGCGAGGCGAATGCGACAACCGGCCGCCTGAACCTATTATTATATCATAATCTGCCAGATAATCTGATTCTTTTGAAGTTTTCTTTTTCTTGGTTTGACGTTTCAATTTATTCCAGGTCAGCTCCTCTTTGCCAAGACTTAATGTTACGCCATACATAACCTTGAAATGGTCTTTCACTGCCTCACGTATTGCCGCCGAGGCGACTGCGCACTCGATTTTAGTGTCCTCGATAGTATTGGCAAGTTCTGTCGGTTTTAGAAATTTATTGCCGATTCTATTGAGCAGTTCCTCATCGCTGATATCGAAATCCAAAAGCTCGCTGATAGAATCAAGGCCGGCGGTTTTAACTACATTCATGATGCTGTAGCTCATGCCAAGGTTGGCGCTAACCGTACGGAAAACCTTGCCGTTGTCAGCAGTGAACACATCAGTGGTAGCTCCGCCGATATCTATTGCCAGAATTTTGGCCTGTAAATCCTTTGAAATGATGCTCATAATCTTACTGAATGCCGCTGGAGTAGGCAAAATATTTGAGCTTATCCAGTCAGTATATTTTTCATAACCGGGAGCTTGCGACATAACATGGTCCATGAAAATATCATGAATCGCCTCTCTGGCGGGTTCCAGATTTTCCTTATCGCTTGATGGTCTGATATTTGGCACTGCATAATACATGAAACGTTCGCCCAGCGTTTCCTCGACAACTCCACGGGCATCAGTATTACCGGCATAAATAACCGGCAATTTGATTTTAGCGCTTAGTTTGGGTTTTAAACCGGATTGATTTAGAAGCTCTGCTAAAAATACAGGACCAAAAATCGCGCCGCCATCAAAACCGCCGGCAAGCAGAAACATATCAGGTCGAAGTTTTTTAAGCGTATCGATTTTACGGTAT is part of the Candidatus Zixiibacteriota bacterium genome and encodes:
- the ggt gene encoding gamma-glutamyltransferase; the encoded protein is MKRFWLITLTILYLISIAESINSASPKPAAARNGMVVASESQAAAVGLKVLEGGGNAVDAAIAVGAALNATEGYNFGMGGGCFILIYWAKTGEVTAIDGRERAPLKAFRDLYINPDDSTVIPDLSTEGVAAAAVPGLPAAFEMIHKRWAKRSLKDLLKPAIAIADTGIILSRTYAEKLLYSKSRLYQYPSSREIFFPKNDTLPYAFGDRLIQKDLAKFLKAFSKKGADWFYNSDFTESLVDFIDKNGGYLANEDFKSYKAVKRQPIHGNFRGYDIYSMPPPSSGGIHVVQILKMLEPFHMRYHGPGSSETIHLLAETMKRAFADRAYYLGDPDFVDVPVDGLLDSTYLAELRSTIKPYQASTIRGPGMLPSTESSQTTHYSIIDADGNMVSVTASLNTSFGSGVVMPGWGLLLNNHMDDFSIQPGTPNFYGLVGSEANAIEGGKRPLSSMSPTIVLYNNKPAGIFGSPGGPKIITTVAQVILNIIEFGMDVQAAVDFPRVHHQWKPDVVFIEPGIPTDVLVNLKAKGHNVYQTGYWSSAQCIWIDQETGLITGGTDSRSEGAALGY
- a CDS encoding glutamate mutase L, with protein sequence MNDLDKSMQNLNKFCVIDIGSTTTKAILFKHDSDWQYYRQEAPTTVEKPYEDVTYGVIQALRQLEKSTGERLVENDKPAIPCFSTSSAGGGLAVVVAGLVKSVTSTSAERVALGAGSIILDIIALDDGRTPYRKIDTLKKLRPDMFLLAGGFDGGAIFGPVFLAELLNQSGLKPKLSAKIKLPVIYAGNTDARGVVEETLGERFMYYAVPNIRPSSDKENLEPAREAIHDIFMDHVMSQAPGYEKYTDWISSNILPTPAAFSKIMSIISKDLQAKILAIDIGGATTDVFTADNGKVFRTVSANLGMSYSIMNVVKTAGLDSISELLDFDISDEELLNRIGNKFLKPTELANTIEDTKIECAVASAAIREAVKDHFKVMYGVTLSLGKEELTWNKLKRQTKKKKTSKESDYLADYDIIIGSGGRLSHSPRNTAAMILINALQPKGCVELAVDSIFMFPQLGALSQVNPELACELFYKFGFVRLGKLIAPAGKANPGTEVLAVEGSACLQSGIADKQKLFKESFRFGEFKIVPIETEKEIEIGIKTKKLKLKKKSISVNSSDSKLIIDTRGRPALSKCGYFIPDDFKPYTREIKLSSQEQIYQGEIRIKRELVIPGEVFVSEGENVASEKVIAKCTRAFLRPFFLNIADDLHITGDELSKIFHKKVGDEVKAGEILARNEKSIFHQKSYRSTVTGIIEKILPNGAVVVREKEEHSGQLCSVKAANELNVEPKFIKPYLKCEVGQEVEKGQWLAAIPGAIPKACKSPIRGKVKDINLEYGIVIIESLLEQLELNAWLPGKVDNATDKGCEIVNHGSIITGIWGSGGEVFGRLAFDDIQADDIAVMDHVKSGDLASLMDKNITGLIAGGLNLKDYYDQKPEFTIVMIEGFGKSKLSQRVRDLLIAHKGKLAVIDGTTQLRVGVKRPQVILPERLSPE